The Dehalococcoidales bacterium genome has a window encoding:
- a CDS encoding thymidylate synthase, with the protein MYDYLNITARTIPEAHRKTVYRVWNFGREIYDQRGDHTIELTDVNIKIPTADISHVDDALIKKLDDDFADALTNPEKAEQKGTDFVYAYGERLWSLNQLPKIVALLKSEPNTRRAVIPIYDKIDNCMTISEVPCWSFTQWLLRDGKLHNIVYFRSNDVWGAFPSDAYGIRTLQKWIADQLDAEVGYYSHKIGSAHIRMTDEDAVLNFLS; encoded by the coding sequence ATGTATGATTACCTGAACATAACCGCCAGAACCATACCAGAAGCTCACAGAAAGACCGTGTACCGCGTTTGGAACTTTGGCAGGGAAATATACGATCAGCGCGGGGATCACACCATAGAGCTTACTGACGTAAACATAAAGATCCCCACAGCTGACATATCCCACGTTGATGACGCATTAATAAAAAAGTTGGACGATGACTTTGCAGACGCGTTGACAAATCCAGAGAAAGCAGAACAAAAAGGAACCGATTTTGTCTATGCTTACGGGGAAAGACTATGGTCATTAAACCAATTACCTAAAATTGTAGCTCTGTTAAAAAGTGAACCTAACACCAGGCGGGCAGTAATCCCGATTTATGACAAAATTGATAACTGCATGACCATTTCAGAGGTCCCGTGCTGGTCATTTACTCAGTGGCTATTAAGAGATGGAAAACTACATAACATCGTTTATTTCAGGTCCAATGACGTTTGGGGGGCTTTCCCTTCGGATGCTTACGGAATCAGGACCTTGCAAAAATGGATAGCTGACCAATTAGACGCAGAAGTTGGTTATTATTCGCATAAAATCGGGTCAGCGCATATCCGGATGACCGACGAAGACGCGGTATTAAATTTCCTATCTTAA